From a single Halorussus limi genomic region:
- a CDS encoding DUF7269 family protein encodes MIPRLVGRASARLQQPRSLAVLGGASLALAVGVAFLPWLFPAAIFRPLSAILASPGAILLVAGAAGLLGAQALRTSARPADDDGENPRARWTPAKEPERAHYEEYRTTGDGIDSVFDADPDERRELASRRRRAESRIRRTAITVIADADRIDEERAAERVAAGSWTDDPRAAAFLGGRHLAPLRTRIRDWASGKRYERWATRAVEEIEAIDRGERTRPAESAETRDLDGEPDDFDTGFIGFDTELDELDRAGESPGEPVGSAPEADREREVAR; translated from the coding sequence ATGATTCCGCGACTCGTCGGCCGAGCGAGCGCCAGACTCCAACAGCCCCGGAGCCTCGCGGTCCTCGGCGGCGCGTCGCTGGCGCTGGCGGTCGGCGTCGCCTTCCTGCCGTGGCTGTTCCCCGCCGCCATTTTCCGGCCGCTGTCCGCGATACTCGCCTCGCCCGGCGCGATTCTGCTCGTGGCCGGGGCCGCCGGACTCCTCGGGGCGCAGGCGCTCCGGACGAGCGCCAGACCCGCGGACGACGACGGCGAGAACCCGCGCGCCCGGTGGACGCCCGCGAAGGAACCCGAGCGCGCTCACTACGAGGAGTACCGGACGACCGGGGACGGGATAGACTCGGTGTTCGACGCCGACCCGGACGAGAGGCGGGAACTCGCCTCGCGCCGCCGGAGGGCCGAGAGCCGCATCCGCCGGACCGCGATAACGGTAATCGCCGACGCCGACCGCATCGACGAAGAGCGCGCCGCCGAACGGGTCGCCGCGGGGTCGTGGACCGACGACCCCCGCGCGGCCGCCTTCCTCGGCGGGCGTCACCTCGCGCCGCTCCGGACCCGCATCCGCGACTGGGCCAGCGGCAAACGGTACGAGCGGTGGGCGACCCGCGCGGTCGAAGAAATCGAAGCCATCGACCGCGGGGAGCGCACGCGACCCGCCGAGTCCGCAGAAACACGCGATTTAGACGGAGAGCCGGATGATTTCGATACTGGGTTTATCGGGTTCGACACGGAGTTAGACGAGTTGGACCGAGCGGGCGAGTCGCCGGGCGAACCCGTCGGGTCCGCTCCCGAGGCCGACCGCGAGCGGGAGGTGGCCCGATGA
- a CDS encoding DUF58 domain-containing protein produces the protein MSLGVAPLAALGPLSVVAPLAVLGLLVTIYFAAFWAASPEHSLFSGFTGDGALHDESDSSGESGAGDDGDADDGDSDDADGPNADGDSDEADDQPPETRIGPRWDPGTTVALLAGAGGILTKNTTMFLAGAVGFVYAAYRYGTRAPEVSVAIERAISDRSPLPSDEVEVTLTLRNDGEEPIPDLRVVDGVPEQLGVSSGSPRFGTSLQPGEAAAFSYEVRARRGTHEFGETRLVARNVSGSAERRWEREADLPDAPDPDEAATITCETRADDVPLPADTASHPGQITTDSGGEGVEFYATREYQPADPMSRIDWKRYAKTRELTTVDFRETQAATVVLVVDTRTPAHVSRRSGEPDAVELTRYAAERLAEAFVRRNDRVGLALFGPAERYLDPGGGEGQLARVRAELDATPEASDHGIGLFDESRRQRANESRFETLRKRMPDGAQVVFLSPMADEYAVEVVRRFKAYGHAVTVVSPDVTGSETAGGSVERIERDRRLGDLRGPVRVVDWSPDEPIRSAVSKATARWSG, from the coding sequence ATGAGCCTCGGCGTCGCTCCGCTCGCCGCGCTCGGGCCACTCAGCGTCGTCGCTCCGCTCGCCGTACTGGGCCTGCTCGTGACCATCTACTTCGCGGCGTTCTGGGCCGCGAGTCCCGAACACAGCCTCTTTTCGGGATTCACCGGCGACGGCGCACTGCACGACGAGAGCGATTCGAGCGGCGAATCCGGAGCAGGCGACGACGGAGACGCCGACGACGGCGACTCCGACGACGCTGACGGACCGAACGCCGACGGCGACTCGGACGAGGCCGACGACCAGCCGCCGGAGACCCGAATCGGGCCGCGGTGGGACCCCGGCACGACCGTCGCGCTCCTCGCGGGCGCCGGCGGCATCCTGACGAAGAACACCACGATGTTCCTCGCGGGCGCGGTCGGGTTCGTCTACGCGGCCTACCGCTACGGCACCCGAGCGCCCGAGGTCTCGGTGGCGATCGAGCGCGCGATTTCGGACCGGTCGCCCCTGCCGAGCGACGAGGTTGAGGTCACGCTGACGCTCCGGAACGACGGCGAGGAGCCGATTCCCGACCTCCGGGTCGTGGACGGCGTGCCCGAGCAGTTGGGCGTCTCCTCGGGGTCGCCCCGGTTCGGTACCAGCCTCCAACCCGGCGAGGCGGCGGCCTTCTCCTACGAGGTCCGGGCGCGGCGCGGCACCCACGAGTTCGGCGAGACGCGACTGGTCGCGCGGAACGTCAGCGGGAGCGCGGAACGCCGGTGGGAGCGGGAGGCCGACCTCCCCGACGCGCCCGACCCCGACGAGGCGGCCACGATAACCTGCGAGACGCGGGCCGACGACGTGCCGCTCCCGGCCGACACAGCCTCCCACCCCGGCCAAATCACGACCGACTCGGGCGGCGAGGGCGTGGAGTTCTACGCCACCCGCGAGTACCAGCCGGCCGACCCGATGAGCCGAATCGACTGGAAGCGGTACGCCAAGACCCGGGAGCTAACCACCGTGGACTTCCGGGAGACTCAGGCCGCGACGGTGGTCCTCGTCGTGGACACCCGGACGCCCGCCCACGTCTCGCGGCGGTCTGGCGAACCCGACGCGGTGGAGTTGACCCGGTACGCCGCCGAGCGACTCGCCGAGGCCTTCGTCCGGCGCAACGACCGCGTGGGGCTGGCGCTGTTCGGACCGGCCGAGCGCTACCTCGACCCCGGCGGCGGCGAGGGGCAACTGGCCCGCGTCCGGGCCGAACTCGACGCGACGCCGGAAGCGAGCGACCACGGCATCGGTCTCTTCGACGAGAGCCGGCGCCAGCGGGCCAACGAATCCAGATTCGAGACGCTCCGCAAGCGGATGCCCGACGGCGCGCAGGTCGTCTTCCTGTCGCCGATGGCCGACGAGTACGCGGTCGAGGTCGTCCGGCGTTTCAAGGCGTACGGTCACGCCGTGACGGTCGTGAGCCCCGACGTGACGGGGTCGGAGACCGCCGGCGGAAGCGTCGAGCGAATCGAACGCGACCGGCGACTCGGCGACCTCCGCGGCCCGGTCCGGGTCGTGGACTGGTCGCCCGACGAGCCGATTCGTTCCGCGGTGTCGAAGGCGACAGCGAGGTGGTCAGGATGA
- a CDS encoding DUF4129 domain-containing protein — MSRERRRAALAALCVLAVALAATLLPASGFGTQPAGVGVGGGGGPDAPAGGGGTDPARQTAEPTAPTVTTTQNSDTTTTDDGTETTPTTTTTSTTTAPADYDSGGGSDLLAAIATGAMGLVGVLAIIGFWSGALAVSGRAAGLVPLTLTVGGTPLGELVGSVPARTMATVVALSSSVPRLLDDAATLTGEVGRSLGSVLGAAGRGGVQALRIGANGLALTVTAIPRALAGLAGGAGIFSSLGSVSVPSIGRGGSDDSDDRRNRSAAPEEQADPAPPTVEEAWEAMRDRVPVRNRRARTPGEVARAAARRGFPDDAVRRLTDAFREVRYGDLPRDDRTDSARSALDRLRDHWRGDGE, encoded by the coding sequence GTGTCCCGCGAACGCCGCCGCGCCGCCCTCGCCGCCCTCTGCGTCCTCGCGGTCGCCCTCGCCGCCACCCTCCTGCCCGCCAGCGGATTCGGAACGCAACCCGCTGGCGTCGGCGTCGGTGGCGGCGGCGGCCCGGACGCCCCCGCCGGCGGAGGCGGTACCGACCCCGCCCGACAGACCGCCGAACCGACCGCTCCGACCGTCACCACGACTCAGAACTCGGACACGACGACGACTGACGACGGAACCGAAACGACACCCACCACGACCACGACGTCGACGACGACCGCGCCCGCCGATTACGACTCCGGCGGCGGGAGCGACCTGCTCGCGGCCATCGCCACCGGCGCGATGGGGCTCGTCGGCGTCCTCGCCATCATCGGCTTCTGGTCCGGCGCGCTGGCGGTCAGCGGCCGGGCCGCCGGACTCGTCCCGCTCACGCTGACCGTCGGCGGCACGCCGCTCGGCGAACTCGTCGGGAGCGTGCCGGCCCGGACGATGGCGACGGTCGTCGCCCTCTCGTCGTCGGTCCCCCGCCTGCTCGACGACGCCGCGACCCTAACCGGAGAGGTGGGCCGAAGTCTCGGGAGCGTCCTCGGGGCCGCCGGCCGCGGGGGCGTCCAAGCCCTCCGAATCGGCGCGAACGGACTCGCGCTGACCGTCACGGCGATTCCGCGCGCGCTCGCCGGTCTGGCCGGCGGGGCGGGCATCTTCTCCAGTCTCGGGAGCGTCAGCGTGCCGAGCATCGGCCGCGGCGGGAGCGACGACAGCGACGACCGCCGGAACCGCTCGGCCGCGCCCGAAGAGCAGGCCGACCCCGCTCCGCCCACCGTCGAGGAGGCGTGGGAGGCCATGCGCGACCGCGTGCCGGTCAGGAACCGGCGCGCTCGGACGCCGGGCGAAGTCGCCCGCGCCGCGGCCCGGCGGGGCTTCCCCGACGACGCGGTCCGGCGACTCACCGACGCCTTCCGGGAGGTCCGGTACGGCGACCTGCCCCGCGACGACCGGACCGACTCGGCGCGCTCTGCGCTCGACCGACTCCGCGACCACTGGCGAGGTGACGGCGAATGA
- a CDS encoding MEDS domain-containing protein produces the protein MSEHAAPTTGLPESLTPESGLEALRSGDRLDGPVEALDGHDCNDHFAQIYETDEERFSTAVPFVRSGLDRDERVMYVLDDGNEDEVRAALREGGVDVEDALGSGGLSFHTVQETYLRNGAFDPDEMVEFYADVVAAATEEFEALRIVAETSWLESDAATVEQFMEYESKVNDLFAEEDCLALCQYDRRAFPSEVVQEVVRTHPHLIYDDTACHNVYYTPPAEFLSDDDPAREVDRMLGTLTERARAKAELADHDRFLRELYEITASQDRSFEEKLHALFELGCERFGLDFGFLNRVDLAADRLEIEYASGDHEHYERGRELPLSETYCQAAADIEEAVSVSNPAEKGFDDHVVYEEFGVDGYLGTYIPVEGGTDRTLAFVPEGSREESFSERDEAYVELMGQWVGYELERRQRERFVRECYEITSDPALDFRGKLHRLLDLARERMGLDAAGLTHLPEWDGAFRNEYALGYGNGDEVVDASDDVWTDPGEGCYCRQVIEEDEPLGMADVRGTDWEDDRIHREHGLSCYLGTKVTSGSTPYGTLWVGSTEPRDREFSETERTFIELVGQWVSYEIERRDHSDAQRELYEVTSDPDRSFGEKLDALLELGCEQFGVELGGMAVVDPEADSVEIERISDDRGIYEPGQEFALSETFCEAAIETGGQVSIVDPAAAGYDDCRIHSEHGFETYLGTLLDVEDAQDRTFFFLSEESRDREFSETERTFLDLMGQWTEYELERREYERALRERTEHLSALVETTPECIKTVAPDGTLLQMNSAGLEMVEADSTSDVVGECVYDLIAPEDREEFRKFNERICGGERGSMEFDIVGLDGTRRHMESHAAPLHRPDSTTAHVALTHDVTEQKERERELRRKERRFEAIFEDPNILVGLLDPDGTVLDINQTAMEYIGADLDDVTGEPFWETPWWGQGDEVRSDVREWVERAANGEYVDFEADLTRPDGERYTLNGVFRPVTNDDGEVVSVIVSDRDITERKERERALEQSEQRYRTLAEAFPNGIVTLFDDDLRYTLAAGRVLDDLPVSRDDIEGRTPREAWDDDVADELEPVCRAALDGERNSIEVSYAGREWLIYAVPVPDEDGDVFAGMTMAQDITEREENRRTLERQNERLESFASMLAHELRNPVTIGQIYSQQLPAETDSEAVEYVTEAFDRIEDMIDVMLVLTRGRKAVGDSAPIDLGSVAREAWDDVDSSEAALDVELDRTIEADETYIRHLFRNLLENAVEHGGPDVTVTVGDLPSASDGRSEDGDGTEPTTGGFYVADDGPGIPDEDRDAVLDEGYTTAADSGGTGLGLAFVQKLAEVYEWDLEVTESEDGGARFEFRNVV, from the coding sequence GTGAGCGAACACGCAGCCCCGACGACCGGTCTCCCCGAGTCGCTGACGCCCGAAAGCGGACTCGAAGCGCTGCGGTCCGGCGACCGGTTGGACGGCCCCGTGGAGGCGCTCGACGGCCACGACTGCAACGACCACTTCGCGCAGATTTACGAGACGGACGAGGAGCGGTTCTCCACCGCCGTCCCGTTCGTGCGCAGCGGACTCGACCGGGACGAACGCGTCATGTACGTCCTCGACGACGGTAACGAGGACGAGGTGCGCGCGGCACTTCGCGAGGGAGGTGTCGACGTCGAGGACGCTCTCGGGTCGGGCGGACTATCGTTCCACACCGTTCAGGAGACCTACCTCCGAAACGGCGCGTTCGACCCCGACGAGATGGTCGAGTTCTACGCCGACGTCGTCGCGGCCGCCACCGAGGAGTTCGAGGCGCTCCGCATCGTCGCCGAAACGTCGTGGCTCGAGAGCGACGCCGCGACGGTCGAGCAGTTCATGGAGTACGAGTCGAAGGTCAACGACCTCTTCGCCGAGGAGGACTGCCTCGCACTCTGTCAGTACGACCGCCGCGCGTTCCCGTCGGAAGTCGTTCAGGAGGTCGTTCGAACCCATCCCCATCTCATCTACGACGACACGGCGTGTCACAACGTCTACTACACGCCGCCCGCGGAGTTTCTCAGCGACGACGACCCCGCTCGCGAAGTCGACCGGATGCTCGGCACGCTCACGGAGCGCGCCCGAGCGAAGGCGGAACTGGCCGACCACGACCGGTTCCTGCGCGAACTGTACGAAATCACGGCCAGTCAGGACCGCTCGTTCGAGGAGAAACTCCACGCCCTGTTCGAGTTGGGGTGCGAGCGGTTCGGCCTCGACTTCGGCTTTCTGAATCGAGTCGACCTCGCCGCCGACCGACTGGAGATAGAGTACGCCAGCGGTGACCACGAACACTACGAACGCGGCAGGGAGCTCCCGCTGTCCGAGACGTACTGTCAGGCCGCCGCCGACATCGAGGAGGCCGTGAGCGTCTCGAACCCCGCCGAGAAGGGCTTCGACGACCACGTCGTCTACGAGGAGTTCGGCGTCGACGGGTATCTCGGGACGTACATCCCGGTCGAGGGCGGCACGGACCGGACGCTCGCGTTCGTCCCCGAGGGGTCCCGCGAGGAGTCGTTCTCCGAGCGAGACGAGGCGTACGTCGAACTGATGGGCCAGTGGGTCGGCTACGAACTCGAACGCCGACAGCGCGAACGGTTCGTCCGGGAGTGCTACGAGATTACGTCCGACCCCGCGCTCGATTTCCGGGGGAAACTCCACCGGTTGCTCGACCTCGCCCGCGAGCGGATGGGTCTCGACGCGGCGGGGTTGACCCACCTGCCGGAGTGGGACGGCGCGTTCCGCAACGAGTACGCTCTCGGATACGGCAACGGCGACGAGGTAGTGGACGCGTCCGACGACGTGTGGACCGACCCCGGAGAGGGGTGCTACTGCCGACAGGTCATCGAGGAGGACGAACCGCTCGGGATGGCCGACGTTCGGGGGACCGACTGGGAGGACGACCGAATCCACCGGGAACACGGCCTGTCGTGTTACCTCGGTACGAAGGTCACGAGCGGGTCGACGCCGTACGGGACGCTGTGGGTCGGCAGCACCGAACCCCGCGACCGGGAGTTCTCCGAGACCGAGCGCACCTTCATCGAACTGGTGGGCCAGTGGGTCAGTTACGAGATAGAGCGCCGCGACCACAGCGACGCCCAGCGGGAACTGTACGAGGTCACGTCTGACCCCGACCGCTCGTTCGGCGAGAAACTCGACGCGCTGTTGGAGTTGGGGTGCGAGCAGTTCGGCGTCGAACTCGGCGGGATGGCCGTGGTGGACCCCGAGGCCGACAGCGTCGAGATAGAACGTATCAGCGACGACCGCGGCATCTACGAACCGGGACAGGAGTTCGCGCTGTCCGAGACGTTCTGCGAGGCGGCCATCGAGACAGGCGGGCAGGTCAGCATCGTCGACCCCGCGGCGGCCGGGTACGACGACTGCCGCATCCACAGCGAACACGGGTTCGAGACCTATCTCGGCACCCTGCTGGACGTCGAGGACGCCCAAGACCGGACGTTCTTCTTCCTCTCCGAGGAGTCGCGCGACCGGGAGTTCTCCGAGACCGAGCGAACGTTCCTCGACCTGATGGGCCAGTGGACCGAGTACGAACTCGAACGCCGGGAGTACGAGCGTGCGCTCCGCGAACGCACCGAGCATCTGAGCGCGCTGGTCGAGACCACTCCCGAGTGCATCAAGACCGTCGCCCCCGACGGGACCCTGCTCCAGATGAACTCCGCCGGACTGGAGATGGTGGAGGCCGACTCGACGTCGGACGTGGTCGGCGAGTGCGTCTACGACCTGATAGCGCCCGAAGACCGCGAGGAGTTCCGGAAGTTCAACGAGCGGATATGTGGGGGCGAGCGCGGGAGCATGGAGTTCGACATCGTCGGACTCGACGGAACACGCCGACACATGGAGTCCCACGCGGCGCCGCTCCACCGCCCCGACTCGACGACCGCCCACGTGGCGCTGACCCACGACGTGACCGAGCAGAAGGAGCGCGAGCGCGAACTCCGGCGCAAGGAGCGTCGCTTCGAGGCCATCTTCGAGGACCCGAACATCCTCGTCGGCCTGCTCGACCCCGACGGGACGGTGCTCGACATCAACCAGACCGCGATGGAGTACATCGGCGCCGACCTCGACGACGTGACCGGCGAACCGTTCTGGGAGACGCCGTGGTGGGGGCAGGGCGACGAGGTGCGAAGCGACGTTCGGGAGTGGGTCGAGCGGGCCGCGAACGGCGAGTACGTGGACTTCGAGGCGGACCTCACCCGGCCGGACGGCGAGCGGTACACCCTCAACGGCGTCTTCCGGCCGGTCACGAACGACGACGGCGAGGTGGTGTCGGTCATCGTGTCGGACCGCGACATCACCGAGCGCAAGGAGCGCGAGCGAGCGCTCGAACAGAGCGAACAGCGCTACCGGACGCTGGCCGAGGCGTTCCCGAACGGCATCGTCACCCTGTTCGACGACGACCTCCGGTACACGCTCGCGGCGGGACGAGTCTTGGACGACCTGCCGGTCTCCAGAGACGACATCGAGGGTCGAACGCCCCGCGAGGCGTGGGACGACGACGTGGCCGACGAACTCGAACCCGTCTGCCGGGCCGCCCTCGACGGCGAGCGCAACTCCATCGAGGTCTCGTACGCCGGGCGGGAGTGGCTCATCTACGCGGTCCCGGTACCGGACGAGGACGGGGACGTGTTCGCCGGGATGACGATGGCCCAAGACATCACCGAACGCGAGGAGAACCGGCGAACGCTCGAACGACAGAACGAGCGACTCGAATCGTTCGCCAGCATGCTCGCCCACGAGTTGCGAAATCCCGTCACTATCGGCCAGATATACAGCCAGCAGTTGCCGGCCGAGACCGATTCGGAGGCGGTCGAGTACGTGACCGAAGCGTTCGACCGCATCGAGGACATGATAGACGTGATGCTGGTGTTGACCCGGGGCCGCAAGGCGGTCGGCGACTCCGCACCCATCGACCTCGGGAGCGTGGCGCGAGAGGCGTGGGACGACGTAGACTCCTCCGAGGCCGCGCTCGACGTCGAACTCGACAGGACCATCGAGGCCGACGAGACGTACATCCGACACCTGTTCCGGAACCTCCTCGAGAACGCCGTGGAACACGGCGGACCCGACGTGACGGTCACTGTCGGCGACCTGCCGAGCGCCTCGGACGGCCGGAGCGAGGACGGAGACGGGACGGAACCGACCACCGGCGGCTTCTACGTGGCCGACGACGGACCAGGAATCCCCGACGAGGACCGGGACGCGGTCCTCGACGAGGGGTACACGACGGCCGCCGACAGCGGGGGAACCGGACTCGGACTGGCGTTCGTCCAGAAACTCGCGGAGGTGTACGAGTGGGACCTCGAAGTGACCGAGAGCGAGGACGGCGGCGCGCGCTTCGAGTTCCGGAACGTCGTCTGA
- a CDS encoding CopG family ribbon-helix-helix protein, giving the protein MRTSLNVPDDVLAAFDETWQAEGLDSRSRAIREAMREYVESHARLEAAEGEVTAVLAYDYEHDAVVRDLHAVQHEFGEVITATNHVHRGHWCMETAFCEGPAERVRGLVYRLRDFDSVARVKVMVLSADRE; this is encoded by the coding sequence ATGCGAACGAGTCTCAACGTTCCCGACGACGTGCTCGCGGCCTTCGACGAGACGTGGCAGGCCGAGGGGCTGGACTCCCGGTCGCGCGCGATTCGAGAGGCGATGCGCGAGTACGTCGAGTCACACGCTCGACTCGAAGCCGCCGAGGGCGAAGTCACGGCCGTCCTCGCCTACGACTACGAACACGACGCGGTGGTCCGGGACCTCCACGCGGTCCAGCACGAGTTCGGGGAGGTCATCACCGCGACCAACCACGTCCACCGCGGCCACTGGTGCATGGAGACCGCCTTCTGCGAGGGGCCCGCCGAGCGGGTTCGCGGACTGGTGTATCGACTCCGGGACTTCGATTCTGTCGCGCGAGTGAAGGTGATGGTCCTGAGCGCGGACCGGGAGTGA
- a CDS encoding heavy metal translocating P-type ATPase — MARTAHLDIRGMSCANCSGTVEDALSELDGIDSANVNFATDEGTVEYDPDIVSLGEIYAAVEDAGYDPVAQQVTVGISGMSCANCSETNEQALEETPGVVDAEVNYATDEGTVRYNPNDADLEDLYDAIERAGYEPIRENESDGDGETAGDRREDARKAEIRRQRNLTILGAVLSAPLVFLLLEHFLFDSLLGDTLFGLPLGWLMFGLATPVQYFLGKEFYENSYTAVVRNRTANMDVLIALGSSTAYFYSVAVLLGFTGSLYFDTAALILVFITLGNYLEARSKGQASEALRKLLEMEADTATIVEDGEEVEVPVEDVEVGDLMVVRPGEKIPTDGVVREGDSAVDESMVTGESVPVEKSPGDDVVGATVNENGVLKVEATKVGSETALQQIVQLVKEAQSRQPEIQQVADRISAYFVPAVITNALLWGALWFLFPEALAGFVQSLPLWGLVAGGPGVAGGTVSVFEFAVVVFASAVLIACPCALGLATPAATMVGTSIGAQNGVLFKGGDVLERVRDVDTVVFDKTGTLTEGEMRLTDVVALGPRADGGERTAADGGAVEAPTETDVDEEFVLAAAASAETGSEHPLAEAIVEGARERGITVEDPEDFENVPGHGVRATTSHGEVLVGNRKLMEDNGIDVSYAEETMERLEREGKTAMLVAADGRLAGVVADADTVKESAKEAVGDLRDSGREVMMITGDNERTARAVAEQVGIDPDNVRAEVLPEDKADAVESIQSEGREAMMVGDGVNDAPALAAAYVGAAIGSGTDVAIEAADVTLMRDDPADVLKAIRVSEGTLAKIKQNLFWALGYNTAMIPLASLGLLQPVLAAGAMAFSSVSVLTNSMLFRRYTPDHEYELLGFLR; from the coding sequence ATGGCGCGAACCGCACACCTCGACATCCGAGGCATGAGCTGCGCCAACTGCTCGGGGACCGTGGAAGACGCCCTGAGCGAGTTGGACGGCATCGACTCGGCGAACGTGAACTTCGCCACCGACGAGGGGACCGTCGAGTACGACCCCGACATCGTCTCGCTCGGCGAGATTTACGCGGCCGTCGAGGACGCGGGCTACGACCCGGTCGCCCAGCAAGTCACCGTCGGCATCTCCGGGATGTCGTGTGCGAACTGCTCGGAGACCAACGAGCAGGCGCTCGAAGAGACGCCGGGGGTCGTGGACGCCGAAGTCAACTACGCCACCGACGAGGGGACGGTCCGGTACAACCCCAACGACGCCGACTTGGAGGACCTCTACGACGCCATCGAGCGGGCGGGCTACGAACCCATCCGCGAGAACGAATCCGACGGGGACGGCGAGACCGCTGGCGACCGACGCGAGGACGCCCGGAAGGCCGAAATCCGCCGCCAGCGCAACCTGACGATTCTGGGCGCGGTCCTCTCGGCCCCGCTGGTGTTCCTACTGCTCGAACACTTCTTGTTCGACAGTCTGCTCGGAGACACCCTCTTCGGACTTCCGCTCGGATGGCTCATGTTCGGACTCGCGACCCCGGTCCAGTACTTCCTCGGCAAGGAGTTCTACGAGAACTCGTACACCGCGGTCGTCAGGAACCGGACCGCGAACATGGACGTGCTGATAGCGCTCGGGTCCTCGACGGCGTACTTCTACAGCGTCGCGGTCCTGCTGGGGTTCACCGGGAGCCTCTACTTCGACACCGCCGCGCTCATCCTGGTGTTCATCACGCTCGGCAACTACCTCGAAGCCCGGTCGAAGGGCCAAGCCAGCGAGGCGCTTCGCAAACTGCTGGAGATGGAGGCAGACACGGCCACCATCGTTGAGGACGGCGAGGAGGTCGAGGTTCCCGTCGAGGACGTGGAAGTCGGCGACCTGATGGTCGTCCGGCCCGGCGAGAAGATTCCGACCGACGGCGTCGTCCGCGAGGGCGACAGCGCCGTCGACGAGTCGATGGTCACGGGCGAGTCGGTGCCCGTCGAGAAGTCGCCCGGCGACGACGTGGTCGGCGCGACGGTCAACGAGAACGGCGTCCTGAAGGTCGAGGCGACCAAGGTCGGCTCCGAGACCGCGCTCCAGCAAATCGTCCAACTGGTCAAGGAGGCCCAGAGCCGCCAGCCGGAGATTCAGCAGGTCGCCGACCGCATCTCGGCGTACTTCGTGCCCGCGGTCATCACGAACGCCCTGCTCTGGGGCGCGCTCTGGTTCCTCTTCCCCGAGGCGCTGGCCGGGTTCGTCCAATCGCTCCCGCTGTGGGGACTGGTCGCGGGCGGCCCCGGCGTCGCGGGCGGCACCGTCTCGGTGTTCGAGTTCGCGGTCGTCGTGTTCGCCTCCGCGGTCCTCATCGCCTGCCCCTGCGCGCTCGGTCTGGCGACTCCGGCCGCGACGATGGTCGGGACCTCCATCGGCGCGCAGAACGGCGTGCTGTTCAAGGGCGGCGACGTGCTGGAGCGAGTCCGCGACGTGGACACGGTGGTCTTCGACAAGACCGGCACGCTGACCGAGGGCGAGATGCGCCTGACCGACGTGGTGGCGCTCGGCCCCCGAGCGGACGGCGGAGAGCGAACCGCCGCGGACGGAGGCGCGGTGGAAGCCCCGACCGAGACCGACGTGGACGAGGAGTTCGTGCTCGCGGCCGCCGCGAGCGCCGAGACGGGGAGCGAACACCCGCTCGCGGAGGCCATCGTCGAGGGCGCGCGAGAGCGGGGCATCACCGTCGAGGACCCCGAGGACTTCGAGAACGTGCCCGGCCACGGCGTCCGCGCCACGACCTCTCACGGCGAGGTCTTGGTCGGCAACCGAAAGCTGATGGAAGACAACGGCATCGACGTCTCGTACGCCGAGGAGACGATGGAGCGCCTCGAACGCGAGGGCAAGACCGCGATGCTGGTCGCCGCGGACGGCCGACTCGCGGGCGTCGTCGCCGACGCCGACACCGTCAAGGAGAGCGCCAAGGAAGCGGTCGGGGACCTCCGCGATTCGGGCCGCGAAGTCATGATGATTACCGGCGACAACGAGCGCACCGCCCGCGCGGTGGCCGAGCAGGTCGGCATCGACCCCGACAACGTCCGCGCGGAGGTCCTGCCCGAGGACAAGGCCGACGCGGTCGAGTCCATCCAGTCCGAGGGCCGCGAGGCGATGATGGTCGGCGACGGCGTCAACGACGCGCCCGCGCTGGCCGCGGCCTACGTCGGCGCGGCCATCGGGTCGGGGACCGACGTGGCCATCGAAGCCGCCGACGTGACGCTGATGCGCGACGACCCCGCGGACGTGCTGAAGGCCATCCGAGTCTCGGAGGGGACGCTCGCCAAGATAAAGCAGAACCTCTTCTGGGCGCTCGGTTACAACACCGCGATGATTCCGCTGGCCAGCCTCGGCCTGCTCCAACCCGTGCTGGCGGCGGGCGCGATGGCGTTCTCCAGCGTGAGCGTCCTGACCAACAGCATGCTGTTCCGCAGGTACACCCCGGACCACGAGTACGAACTGCTGGGCTTCCTGCGGTGA